One Mercenaria mercenaria strain notata chromosome 12, MADL_Memer_1, whole genome shotgun sequence DNA segment encodes these proteins:
- the LOC123535276 gene encoding mitochondrial import inner membrane translocase subunit Tim10-like, whose product MAKISEDQQKVLSQMEELLIETFNTVKRTCSEKCLNHKYDQTNLVKNEAVCMDRCVAKYMELHDLIGRRISRDKETYDLLARPPYQTSLEDTEAFKLKQKVEKEQTG is encoded by the exons atggcaaaaattAGCGAGGATCAACAGAAAGTCCTGTCACAGATGGAAGAACTGCTTATCGAGACGTTTAACAC AGTGAAGAGAACGTGTTCAGAGAAGTGTTTGAATCATAAATACGACCAGACAAACCTCGTGAAAAACGAAGCTGTGTGTATGGACCGGTGTGTTGCCAAATATATGGAATTGCATGATTTGATTGGTCGACGAATATCACGTGATAAGGAGACCTATGACCTACTTGCACGTCCACCATACCAGACTAGCTTAGAAGACACGGAAgcctttaaattaaaacaaaaagtagaAAAAGAACAGACTGGATGA